TATCATCAAGAACTTGACGGTGTTCCCGGAGAATATGCAGCGTAATATGGACCGTACACTAGGCCTGATCTATTCCCAGCGTGTGCTTCTTGCCCTGATCGATAAAGGCATGACCCGCGAAGAAGCCTATGATACGGTGCAGCAAGCTGAAAGCAATGACTGCTTCGATTACAATTATCACTTAAAGCATGTAGATACAATTTTTGAACGTTGCGGCTTGGTATAAGTCCTTCTGATAAAAGAATAAGGCAGGGGTTTTTAACGGAATCCCTTCCTTTTTTTATGAAAATATAGACTGAAGATTGCTAATATTCAGGAATAGAGGGGATTTCCGTGGAAAAAGGAACGCTTTTATATGAAGGGAAAGCAAAGCAAATCTTTGCAACGAACGATGAAGAGGTTGTCTGGATCCAGTATAAAAATTCGGCGACGGCTTTCAATGGGGAGAAGAAGGCGGAGATCGACGGCAAAGGGGTTTTGAATAATAAGATTTCGAGTTTACTATTTTCAAAGCTTGCCGAGCATGGCATAGAGAGTCATTTCATCAAGCAGTTATCGGAGAATGAGCAGCTTGTCAAAAAGGTAGAGATCATCCCACTTGAAGTGGTGGTCCGTAACGTGATCGCAGGAAGCCTGGCAAAACGGCTCGGGAAAGAAGAGGGGACACCCCTTCCACAACCGATTATCGAATTCTACTACAAGGACGATGATCTTGGAGATCCTCTGATCACCGATGATCATATTGATTTCCTGGAAATCGCATCACGTGAAGAACGTGCCGGGATCAGAAAGATGGCGCTCGGTGTGAATGAAGTGCTTCAAGGGATTTTCAAAGATGCGGGCGTCACGTTAGTCGATTTCAAATTGGAGTTTGGCAAAGACCGTAATGGAAGAATTCTATTAGGGGATGAAATCTCACCCGACACATGCAGGTTATGGGATGCAGAGACGAACCAGAAGCTTGATAAAGATGTTTTCAGAAGAGATATTGGCAGTTTGACAGAAGTATACGCAATCATTTTAGAACGCTTAGGAGGAAAAGGATTATGTACAAAGTAAAGGTTTATATCACATTAAGAGAAAGTGTATTGGATCCTCAGGGAAGTGTTGTGAAACAGGCGTTGCACGCTATGGAATTTACGAGTGTGGAAGATGTGCGCGTCGGGAAGTATATGGAGTTGACGCTTCCGTCAAGTGTCGAAAACATTGAAGCTGCAGTGGAGGAAATGTGTCACCGCCTGCTTGCCAATCCGGTCATCGAGGACTACCGATATGAAATCGAGGAGAGTGTCGCCCAATGAAGTTCGCAGTGATTGTATTCCCAGGCTCAAATTGCGACATCG
The nucleotide sequence above comes from Bacillus sp. KH172YL63. Encoded proteins:
- the purC gene encoding phosphoribosylaminoimidazolesuccinocarboxamide synthase, with translation MEKGTLLYEGKAKQIFATNDEEVVWIQYKNSATAFNGEKKAEIDGKGVLNNKISSLLFSKLAEHGIESHFIKQLSENEQLVKKVEIIPLEVVVRNVIAGSLAKRLGKEEGTPLPQPIIEFYYKDDDLGDPLITDDHIDFLEIASREERAGIRKMALGVNEVLQGIFKDAGVTLVDFKLEFGKDRNGRILLGDEISPDTCRLWDAETNQKLDKDVFRRDIGSLTEVYAIILERLGGKGLCTK
- the purS gene encoding phosphoribosylformylglycinamidine synthase subunit PurS, yielding MYKVKVYITLRESVLDPQGSVVKQALHAMEFTSVEDVRVGKYMELTLPSSVENIEAAVEEMCHRLLANPVIEDYRYEIEESVAQ